The following are from one region of the Aspergillus chevalieri M1 DNA, chromosome 1, nearly complete sequence genome:
- the cpcB gene encoding 40S ribosomal protein RACK1 (BUSCO:EOG092636T6;~COG:T;~EggNog:ENOG410PIEY;~InterPro:IPR036322,IPR015943,IPR001680,IPR019775, IPR020472,IPR017986;~PFAM:PF00400;~go_function: GO:0005515 - protein binding [Evidence IEA]) translates to MAEQLVLRGTLEGHNGWVTSLATSLENPNMLLSGSRDKSLIIWNLTRDEQAYGYPKRSLQGHSHIVSDCVISSDGAYALSASWDKSLRLWELASGATTRTFVGHNNDVLSVSFSADNRQIVSGSRDRSIKLWNTLGDCKYTITDKGHTEWVSCVRFSPNPQNPVIVSAGWDKLVKVWELASCRLQTDHIGHTGYINTVTISPDGSLCASGGKDGTTMLWDLNESKHLYSLHAGDEIHALVFSPNRYWLCAATATSITIFDLEKKSKVDELKPEYIEKGKKSREPECVSLAWSADGQTLFAGYTDNKIRAWGVMSRA, encoded by the exons ATGGCTGAGCAGCTGGTCCTTCGCGGCACCCTCGAGGGTCACAATGGCTGGGTTACTTCCCTGGCTACCTCTTTGGAGAA CCCCAACATGCTGCTCTCTGGCAGTCGCGACAAGTCCCTGATCATCTGGAACCTTACCCGCGACGAGCAGGCCTACGGTTACCCCAAGCGCAGCCTCCAGGGTCACTCTCACATCGTCTCTGACTGT GTGATCTCCTCTGACGGTGCCTACGCTCTTTCCGCCTCGTGGGACAAGTCCCTCCGTCTCTGGGAGCTCGCCAGCGGTGCCACCACCCGCACCTTCGTCGGCCACAACAACGACGTCCTTTCCGTCTCTTTCTCCGCCGACAACCGCCAGATTGTCTCCGGTTCTCGTGACCGTTCCATCAAGCTCTGGAACACCTTGGGTGACTGCAAGTACACCATCACCGACAAGGGCCACACCGAGTGGGTTTCTTGCGTGCGCTTCAGCCCCAACCCCCAGAACCCCGTCATCGTCTCTGCTGGCTGGGACAAGCTTGTCAAG GTCTGGGAGCTCGCTTCCTGCCGTCTCCAGACCGACCACATTGGTCACACCGGTTACATCAACACCGTCACCATCTCCCCCGACGGCTCTCTCTGCGCCTCCGGTGGCAAGGACGGTACCACCATGCTCTGGGACCTTAACGAGTCCAAGCACCTCTACTCTCTCCACGCCGGCGATGAGATCCACGCCCTCGTCTTTTCCCCCAACCGTTACTGGCTCTGCGCTGCCACCGCCACCAGCATCACCATCTTCGACCtcgagaagaagagcaaggtCGATGAGCTCAAGCCCGAGTACATCGAGAAGGGCAAGAAGAGCCGTGAGCCCGAGTGTGTTTCCTTGGCCTGGAGCGCTGACGGCCAGACTCTCTTCGCTGGTTACACCGACAACAAGATCCGTGCTTGGGGTGTTATGTCGAGGGCATAG
- the EMI5 gene encoding succinate dehydrogenase assembly factor 2 (COG:U;~EggNog:ENOG410PPQH;~InterPro:IPR028882,IPR005631,IPR036714;~PFAM:PF03937;~go_component: GO:0005739 - mitochondrion [Evidence IEA];~go_process: GO:0018293 - protein-FAD linkage [Evidence IEA]): MSVPRLITRFLRPSTTTSKLPSTHTFGTTTIRNSDHENDKRLRPDLSTAPEHRKGQTSKPANQAIPNTTSTMTDDYPKVGAKSAPPEMLSSVDPNYKPADPYPGRVEHFTGGRQKSGAQKPELGVGEMEGITFKVEPLKRKGEDSATMRARLLYQSRKRGILESDLLLSTFADVYLPEMTTKQLEEYDRFLDENDWDIYYWATQDPPAESAATDGQLAEQQTQTQDTVTETWKRTGAKSGEWAQTHGAFRAAYRPVPSRWADSEVLGLLRQHVRDKSAKGFESAKNKKTAGGGLGRMPNIKVFS; the protein is encoded by the exons ATGTCTGTACCGCGCCTCATCACCCGTTTCCTCCGTCCCTCGACGACAACTTCCAAACTCCCCTCCACCCACACCTTCGGCACCACAACTATTCGCAACAGCGACCATGAAAACGACAAAAGGCTACGCCCCGACTTATCCACCGCCCCCGAACACCGCAAGGGCCAAACCTCCAAGCCCGCCAACCAAGCAATCCCCAACACCACGTCCACCATGACCGACGACTACCCGAAAGTCGGCGCGAAGAGCGCACCCCCGGAGATGCTGAGCTCGGTCGATCCGAACTACAAGCCTGCGGATCCGTATCCCGGGCGGGTTGAGCATTTCACGGGCGGACGGCAAAAGTCTGGGGCGCAGAAGCCGGAGCTCGGGGTTGGGGAGATGGAGGGCATTACGTTCAAGGTTGAGCCGTTGAAGAGGAAAGGGGAGGATTCGGCGACGATGAGGGCTAGGCTGCTGT ATCAGAGCCGCAAACGTGGAATTCTTGAATCCGACCTTTTGCTCTCCACCTTTGCTGATGTCTATCTCCCCGAGATGACGACCAAGCAGCTTGAGGAATATGATCGCTTCCTCGACGAGAACGACTGGGACATCTACTACTGGGCCACGCAGGACCCACCTGCCGAGTCTGCAGCTACTGACGGCCAGCTCGCGGAACAGCAAACGCAAACCCAGGACACCGTGACGGAGACCTGGAAGCGTACGGGAGCTAAGAGCGGCGAGTGGGCGCAGACACATGGCGCCTTTAGGGCTGCTTATCGGCCTGTTCCATCGAGATGGGCGGACTCGGAGGTTTTGGGGTTGTTGAGACAGCATGTGAGAGATAAGAGCGCGAAGGGGTTTGAATCTgcgaagaacaagaagactgcTGGTGGGGGATTGGGGAGGATGCCGAATATCAAGGTGTTTTCCTGA
- the ERV25 gene encoding emp24/gp25L/p24 family protein (COG:U;~EggNog:ENOG410PKXU;~InterPro:IPR015720,IPR009038;~PFAM:PF01105;~SECRETED:SignalP(1-24);~TransMembrane:1 (n8-19c24/25o190-210i)): MGFTLKSLLRPLLSLLVLVQLTSALRFDLPAVSGHSSKNERCIRNFVLKDQLVVVTAIVDGNRGDGQMVNMHIKDALGNDHGRPKDVAGETRQAFTSPADIAFDVCFENQLVSHNAVTNPYRSIELDIDIGADARDWSSIQAQEKLKPVETELRRIEELVAEVVNEMEYLRAREQKLRDTNESTNERVKWFAFGTMGMLVGLGAWQVVYLRAYFRSKHLI, translated from the exons ATGGGATTCACATTAAAATCACTCCTCCGCCcactcctctccctcctcgtcctcgtgcAGTTGACATCGGCGCTCCGATTCGATCTCCCCGCTGTCTCGGGCCACAGCTCGAAGAATGAACGCTGCATACGGAACTTTGTGCTGAAGGATCAGCTGGTTGTGGTGACGGCGATTGTAGATGGGAATAGGGGCGATGGTCAGATGGTCAACATGCAC ATCAAGGATGCTCTTGGCAACGACCACGGCCGTCCGAAGGACGTCGCCGGCGAGACTCGCCAGGCCTTCACCTCTCCCGCGGACATTGCGTTCGATGTGTGCTTTGAGAACCAGCTCGTTTCGCACA ACGCCGTCACCAACCCCTACCGCTCCATCGAACTCGACATCGATATCGGCGCCGACGCCCGCGACTGGTCCAGCATCCAAGCGCAAGAAAAGCTCAAGCCTGTCGAGACCGAACTGCGCCGCATTGAAGAGCTGGTCGCCGAGGTAGTGAATGAGATGGAGTACCTGCGTGCGCGGGAGCAGAAGCTGCGGGATACCAATGAGAGTACCAACGAGCGGGTTAAATGGTTTGCGTTCGGGACGATGGGGATGCTCGTTGGGCTGGGGGCTTGGCAGGTTGTTTATTTGCGAGCTTACTTTAG ATCCAAGCACCTTATCTAG
- a CDS encoding uncharacterized protein (COG:S;~EggNog:ENOG410PGR2;~InterPro:IPR016641;~go_component: GO:0005854 - nascent polypeptide-associated complex [Evidence IEA]) codes for MPPLSKTPEPFDFGSVSRSRSTSISSDGQLPRISLLLPPPVTPQPAFIASSAASQIITADQEFNTADFVADDRDGEENGDSASALVMPEALSHLNGFLDHLLFNILAVSKSTQLSSIRPAVAEVLKPRLAKEVVSAADDELSEYMGGEGDEHLEFRGGQQPTGEFDLVRSWKRTRLRCMVYTRLGDMEEDEEDEHIVRDGLAETETAPRRFASHVDNITPAAAIFLTSIIEHLGEQALIIAGETARSRLSTKLSLEHDETTESGAERGRIDRLVVEDYDMEKLAMNATLGRLWRTWRKRMRTPNLSRTLSRESFRRRGIASTLASSRKSSVVTIDELPARSVTSFETTEAHEEDIDPAFIPLPMSEHDIKEISIPGFSAEPEGEIRTMEAVVAHKVRPRSLMVLPSPLPRSHSVASSPVTAPESRPKLNRHARSRSLPNNSYFPLDVVAAQEEAASPTDEGATKQEDVQDIVSPTPSEERRRLETMYEQDEPVDPESQTGLAISTPTATEFSTERRQSEGAKTPTARHSIIAPSLSGASVEVEVSRPGSAQTAYLNEETQRGITEVIEARGTSRPTSTIQRPRRKASDDSKKSLSASASSASGMPEEVKVPIPTQGTDADSTDAQKVADDASKANDAKKTVEKTWFALDDEDDDDGAAPAPSVPKRPSAERAGRSSPAISRPNRASVQRIPAQVSAHSKSDSNSEKRPPTAGSSSSQVSNKLKGMVGRSPRGETASLRVRSSSETSRPSSGSRNSPGLDQLIQSDETIHYTLTPKNMREMEEPDSPRWKVNRSSTADLADFLKTTGPPGDQGPKVNSKSLARPVSKFQPIAAASEVLSSPKDAKPAADSTRDFASSVKSSGPSGPTIVREATKTPDTASKPTRRFSDATELSKKFIRPDSGLSNSTRNTTGPRLQARSAVAPRGEQTSELIDFIREGPPTPGSHRISRSVAPFRNTMDSDDMNNSASRASGESTPNGSMATKSHTSLGSRTGLLDSSNRANAKADAPAPTSASSGGAKAFDGDRMPARKQRRVRDPYAIDDDDDEELEELLRLEEKPQRKEESLIDFLRSEPPPDFDSTPQPLVTTNVTAASSKSPSSLTSASAMKARFLRNNTEKAPISKTSKSSLRSTQTDPRPSGQSDYATKVGMERNGGNKPAAVHVTHGTAMPKRHTETSDLADFLKNTGPPEPPRVPSAFATSKAKDSNGISRLFVRRKKVEA; via the coding sequence ATGCCCCCCTTAAGCAAAACTCCCGAACCTTTCGATTTCGGGTCTGTTTCCCGCTCTCGCAGCACAAGCATCTCCAGCGATGGCCAGCTCCCACGGATCAGTCTCCTCCTCCCGCCTCCCGTTACCCCTCAGCCAGCCTTCATTGCCTCGTCCGCCGCTTCGCAGATAATCACCGCGGATCAGGAATTCAACACAGCCGATTTTGTCGCCGATGACCGCGATGGGGAAGAAAATGGTGACTCTGCCAGTGCGCTGGTTATGCCAGAAGCTCTCTCGCATCTAAACGGTTTCCTCGACCATCTGCTTTTCAATATCCTGGCTGTCTCCAAGTCCACACAGCTTTCCAGCATTCGACCCGCTGTCGCTGAGGTGCTGAAGCCTCGCCTCGCCAAAGAAGTCGTATCTGCCGCTGATGATGAGTTAAGTGAATACATGGGTGGTGAGGGTGATGAGCATCTTGAATTCCGTGGTGGCCAGCAACCTACCGGTGAATTCGATCTCGTCCGGTCGTGGAAGCGTACTCGACTACGCTGTATGGTTTACACCCGCTTAGGTGACatggaggaggacgaggaggacgaaCACATCGTCCGCGATGGTCTGGCAGAGACAGAAACCGCCCCACGGCGCTTTGCTAGTCATGTCGATAATATCACCCCGGCTGCGGCCATCTTTCTCACCTCCATCATCGAGCATCTGGGTGAGCAGGCCTTGATTATTGCTGGTGAGACCGCAAGGTCCCGGCTGTCGACCAAGCTCAGCCTCGAGCACGATGAAACTACCGAATCCGGTGCGGAACGTGGCCGCATCGATCGTCTGGTCGTTGAAGATTATGACATGGAAAAATTGGCCATGAATGCCACCCTGGGCCGGCTCTGGCGTACATGGAGGAAACGAATGCGCACTCCGAATCTGTCCCGTACGCTCTCGCGAGAGTCTTTCCGTCGTCGTGGCATTGCATCCACTCTGGCGAGCAGCCGCAAGAGCAGCGTGGTCACCATTGATGAGCTTCCTGCGCGTTCGGTGACCTCGTTTGAGACTACTGAAGCGCATGAGGAGGACATTGACCCAGCATTTATTCCCTTGCCCATGTCGGAGCACGACATCAAGGAGATCTCCATTCCGGGCTTCTCAGCTGAACCGGAAGGCGAGATTCGGACCATGGAGGCTGTCGTGGCCCACAAAGTGCGTCCACGAAGTCTCATGGTGCTCCCATCTCCACTTCCCCGCTCCCACTCCGTGGCAAGTTCCCCTGTAACTGCTCCCGAGTCCCGTCCAAAGCTGAACCGCCATGCCCGTTCGCGCTCGCTGCCCAACAACTCGTATTTCCCTCTGGACGTTGTGGCAGCCCAAGAAGAGGCTGCGTCGCCCACTGATGAGGGTGCCACTAAGCAGGAGGATGTTCAAGATATTGTGTCCCCCACTCCGTCGGAGGAACGACGGCGGTTGGAGACCATGTACGAGCAAGATGAGCCTGTTGATCCTGAATCGCAAACCGGTCTGGCAATCTCGACGCCCACGGCAACTGAATTCTCAACCGAACGTCGTCAATCCGAAGGGGCGAAAACACCTACTGCACGACACTCCATCATCGCTCCTTCTCTGTCAGGTGCAtcggttgaggttgaggtcaGCCGGCCTGGCAGTGCTCAAACAGCGTATCTGAACGAGGAGACGCAGCGTGGTATTACTGAAGTCATCGAAGCTCGGGGGACGTCGAGACCAACCTCGACCATCCAGCGTCCACGGCGTAAGGCCAGTGACGACTCGAAAAAATCCCTCTCTGCTTCGGCGTCCAGCGCATCTGGCATGCCGGAAGAGGTCAAGGTACCCATTCCGACGCAAGGGACTGACGCCGACTCCACCGACGCACAGAAAGTGGCCGACGATGCGTCCAAAGCCAACGATGCGAAGAAGACTGTCGAGAAGACCTGGTTTGCTcttgacgacgaggatgacgatgacggaGCTGCCCCTGCTCCTTCTGTTCCTAAACGGCCATCGGCTGAGCGCGCCGGCCGGTCCTCTCCGGCTATTTCTAGACCCAATCGGGCTTCCGTCCAGCGAATTCCCGCACAAGTGTCGGCGCATTCCAAGTCGGACAGCAACAGTGAAAAGCGCCCGCCTACTGCAGGGTCTTCCAGCTCTCAGGTCTCGAATAAGCTGAAAGGTATGGTTGGTCGATCACCGCGCGGTGAAACTGCGTCTCTGCGTGTTCGCAGTTCTTCTGAGACTAGCCGACCATCGAGTGGTAGCAGGAATTCGCCAGGGTTGGATCAGCTTATTCAAAGCGATGAGACGATCCATTACACCCTGACACCCAAGAACATGAGGGAAATGGAGGAACCTGATTCGCCTCGTTGGAAGGTAAATCGTTCGAGCACGGCGGATTTGGCTGATTTCTTGAAGACCACTGGTCCTCCTGGTGATCAAGGCCCGAAGGTGAATTCCAAGTCACTTGCCAGACCAGTATCCAAGTTTCAGCCGATTGCGGCAGCCAGCGAGGTTCTCTCGTCGCCTAAGGATGCGAAGCCTGCCGCCGATTCGACTCGCGACTTTGCTAGTTCTGTGAAGTCGAGCGGGCCATCAGGCCCAACTATTGTGAGAGAGGCTACCAAGACTCCTGACACCGCTTCGAAACCCACGCGTCGGTTCTCCGATGCTACGGAGCTCTCCAAGAAGTTCATTAGGCCGGATAGCGGTTTGTCCAACTCGACAAGAAACACCACTGGTCCACGATTGCAGGCTCGTTCCGCTGTGGCTCCCAGAGGAGAGCAGACATCCGAGCTTATTGACTTCATTCGTGAGGGGCCACCGACACCCGGCTCTCATCGCATCTCCCGCTCCGTTGCACCATTCAGGAATACAATGGACTCCGATGACATGAACAACTCTGCTTCCCGGGCTTCCGGTGAAAGTACTCCTAATGGCTCGATGGCCACCAAGTCTCACACCTCGCTGGGTTCCCGCACGGGACTCTTGGACTCGTCCAACCGTGCCAATGCCAAAGCAGATGCTCCTGCACCCACATCGGCTTCCTCCGGTGGAGCGAAGGCATTTGACGGCGATCGGATGCCTGCCCGGAAGCAACGACGGGTCCGGGATCCGTATGCCattgatgatgacgacgatgaagagcTTGAGGAGCTCCTGAGACTTGAAGAGAAGCCTCAGCGTAAGGAGGAAAGTCTAATTGATTTCCTGCGCAGCGAGCCTCCTCCTGACTTTGATTCGACTCCGCAACCGCTCGTCACGACCAACGTAACCGCTGCTTCAAGCAAATCTCCAAGCAGTCTCACCAGTGCATCCGCCATGAAGGCCCGTTTCCTCCGCAACAACACAGAAAAAGCACCCATCTCGAAAACCTCCAAGTCATCTCTTCGCTCCACTCAGACTGATCCTCGTCCTTCGGGTCAGTCTGATTATGCCACCAAGGTTGGCATGGAGCGAAACGGCGGGAATAAACCAGCTGCAGTGCATGTCACTCATGGGACAGCCATGCCCAAGAGACATACCGAGACCAGTGACTTGGCTGACTTCCTCAAAAATACCGGGCCTCCAGAGCCTCCTCGGGTACCTTCAGCTTTTGCAACAAGCAAGGCAAAGGACTCGAATGGTATCTCCCGGTTGTTTGTGCGGAGAAAGAAGGTTGAAGCTTGA
- a CDS encoding uncharacterized protein (COG:S;~EggNog:ENOG410PZ72), with protein MGEPTTLSRKSWESLSSAFSNLEVSLSQDSSYASDEISVVSSNPTTVDTSSQDPSSESKLRPYLKSILKKPETELEEENAQSESGYGTDAFDYEYETMSEGEGEEEELYEVSICWDTDDAMSEIVSGDEDGMFDDSFIAFESMVRFDPNVQYIEAPELEEDEGPETGLTCHELMEMARSSGSLQTFDGEKPVEIKLTEGHWRNAFDPEEYPGDMVDVDRQLFVAYVNGIKGLADSQYKGRLRALVDDIRLGQAETPYLETNSSDGVYLDHALNHVIGVFRNLLVPNEFEELVALSSQKMSLTPQTKALESHNASLMDRIQRLLVERLAQGNVHVEADELSFFAGGVTYALENWKADQH; from the coding sequence ATGGGCGAACCAACTACCTTGAGCAGAAAGTCTTGGGAGTCACTTTCTTCCGCATTTTCGAATCTCGAAGTGTCCCTCTCCCAGGACAGCAGCTATGCATCCGATGAGATTTCGGTAGTCTCAAGCAATCCGACAACAGTGGACACTTCGAGTCAGGATCCATCATCAGAGTCAAAATTGCGTCCGTACTTGAAATCTATCCTGAAAAAGCCAGAGACCGAGCTCGAAGAAGAGAATGCGCAGTCGGAATCTGGCTATGGAACCGATGCGTTTGATTACGAATACGAGACTATGTccgaaggagaaggagaagaggaggagctgTACGAAGTGTCTATTTGTTGGGACACCGACGATGCCATGTCCGAAATTGTCAGTGGAGACGAGGATGGAATGTTCGACGACTCATTCATCGCGTTTGAGTCGATGGTTCGGTTTGATCCGAATGTGCAGTACATCGAAGCGCCTGAGctcgaagaagacgaagggCCTGAAACTGGACTGACCTGCCATGAGCTCATGGAGATGGCGCGATCTTCCGGCAGCCTCCAGACTTTCGATGGAGAAAAGCCAGTTGAAATCAAATTGACCGAGGGACACTGGCGAAATGCCTTTGACCCCGAGGAATACCCAGGGGACATGGTCGATGTGGACAGGCAGTTGTTTGTGGCATACGTCAACGGCATCAAAGGGCTTGCTGATTCCCAGTACAAAGGGCGGCTTCGTGCCTTGGTGGATGACATTCGATTGGGACAAGCAGAGACTCCGTATTTGGAGACGAACTCCAGCGATGGGGTATATTTGGACCATGCGTTGAACCATGTGATTGGAGTATTCCGCAACCTGCTTGTACCCAACGAATTTGAAGAGCTGGTGGCGCTCAGCTCACAGAAGATGAGTTTGACACCGCAAACAAAGGCATTAGAAAGCCACAATGCGAGCTTGATGGACCGGATCCAAAGGCTGCTTGTAGAGCGATTGGCCCAGGGCAACGTGCATGTGGAAGCGGATGAGTTGAGCTTCTTTGCCGGAGGAGTCACGTATGCTCTGGAAAATTGGAAGGCCGATCAACATTGA
- the wetA gene encoding developmental regulatory protein WetA (COG:S;~EggNog:ENOG410PS4B;~InterPro:IPR040112) has product MFAQQFDHSFNDIFNQYVDVESSSADGNKDVSFPSGDFDQLFPLDSLSSDCGALSSPTISPSNKRRQSPQPWSTPTQDLWSLPQETGAASSSSVDQGTFSFHDTVQPSAVSSLSLNLDAQSSSSSSRPAAAHGLSSTSLSTPPETPRKKVCTGSGITTPKSIRHHQDTGDRRRLLRKQSFSPSLTRSSRAQKARMAYSDASAPRFHNFSLHSTDDRLPLSPPPTDLLAQHENLSADNATNLNGSSDRFSGDPAEMPQQYDSSIFNQSPAISMPSPSASALARRQQKYMSQPNSTTLTSSPPSADEVFSSPHSSGSQSLSSWYSDSLAPSAFSFTPDLNHDAQQWWSPMASRIAQQHQSSYQPMLEAPTPQRPIANHDQHNDILQGGLMIQFDPSFDMPAPAEPSFPPSTMSSSAPAATQESQTYHPVSNTPQKYINPSFAASTPQIQHHTRSPSLSPKNNGASTSPKSGSTTATATPRTGTVMRTPHRRSYERKMSAPSNTPKSVKTTSPRGSNKSVSVSFVNFTPSDSKKILTGVAPSGSSKTKARREQEARDRRRKLSEAALKAVRNAGGDIDALEAVLC; this is encoded by the coding sequence ATGTTCGCCCAGCAGTTCgaccactctttcaatgacATATTTAACCAATACGTCGATGTGGAATCCTCAAGCGCCGATGGCAACAAAGACGTTTCATTCCCGAGCGGCGACTTTGACCAACTGTTCCCACTCGACTCATTGTCAAGTGACTGTGGCGCCCTTTCGTCGCCCACTATTTCCCCCTCCAACAAGCGCCGCCAGTCTCCCCAGCCCTGGAGTACTCCTACTCAAGACCTCTGGAGTCTGCCGCAAGAGACCGGCGCTGCGTCATCTTCGTCTGTCGATCAGGGCACCTTCTCTTTTCATGACACAGTCCAACCTTCTGCCGTGTCTAGTTTGAGTCTCAACCTTGACGCACagtcatcctcctcttcttcccgaCCTGCAGCAGCTCATGGGTTATCCTCCACCTCGCTGTCGACCCCTCCCGAGACGCCCCGCAAGAAAGTTTGTACGGGTAGTGGTATAACCACTCCCAAGTCTATCCGTCATCACCAGGATACGGGTGACCGCCGTCGCCTGCTGCGCAAGCAGAGCTTCTCCCCCAGTTTGACGCGCTCTTCGCGCGCACAAAAAGCTAGAATGGCATATTCTGATGCTTCTGCCCCGCGCTTCCACAACTTCAGTCTCCATAGCACAGACGACCGTCTACCGTTGTCTCCGCCACCAACCGATCTTCTCGCGCAGCACGAGAATCTCTCTGCAGATAACGCAACCAACCTGAACGGCTCGTCGGATCGTTTTTCTGGTGATCCCGCCGAGATGCCTCAGCAGTACGACTCGAGCATCTTCAACCAATCTCCGGCCATTTCTATGCCTTCGCCCTCGGCGAGTGCattggccagaagacaaCAGAAATACATGAGCCAACCAAACAGCACTACATTGACCTCCAGTCCTCCCTCAGCTGATGAAGTCTTTTCCTCTCCGCACTCTTCGGGCTCCCAGTCCTTGTCTTCATGGTATTCTGATTCACTTGCTCCATCCGCTTTCTCCTTCACTCCCGACCTCAACCACGATGCGCAGCAGTGGTGGTCCCCCATGGCATCGCGAATCGCACAGCAGCATCAGTCCTCGTATCAACCGATGCTGGAAGCGCCGACTCCCCAAAGGCCCATTGCGAATCACGACCAGCACAACGACATTCTGCAAGGAGGACTTATGATTCAGTTTGATCCCTCCTTCGACATGCCTGCACCGGCAGAGCCATCATTTCCTCCATCAACCATGTCTTCCTCGGCACCGGCTGCGACTCAGGAGAGCCAGACCTACCATCCCGTTTCCAACACACCTCAGAAATACATCAACCCCTCCTTCGCCGCGTCTACTCCTCAAATCCAGCACCACACCCGGTCGCCCTCTCTCTCCCCAAAGAACAACGGTGCTAGTACATCACCGAAGAGCGGctcaacaacagcaacagcaacaccacGCACAGGAACCGTGATGAGAACGCCACACCGCCGCAGCTACGAGCGCAAAATGTCCGCTCCCTCGAACACACCCAAATCCGTCAAGACAACCAGTCCTAGGGGCTCCAACAAGTCCGTGTCCGTGTCTTTTGTCAACTTCACCCCGAGTGACAGCAAGAAGATCTTGACGGGGGTTGCACCCAGTGGTAGCTCCAAGACCAAGGCGAGACGTGAGCAAGAAGCGCGCGATCGCCGACGCAAGCTGAGTGAGGCTGCGTTGAAGGCTGTGAGAAATGCGGGCGGTGACATTGATGCTTTGGAAGCCGTGCTGTGTTGA
- a CDS encoding uncharacterized protein (COG:S;~EggNog:ENOG410PQ2I;~InterPro:IPR007763;~PFAM:PF05071;~go_component: GO:0016020 - membrane [Evidence IEA];~go_function: GO:0008137 - NADH dehydrogenase (ubiquinone) activity [Evidence IEA];~go_function: GO:0009055 - electron transfer activity [Evidence IEA]), which yields MSPINSLWFKWKGLRLPWRRSFLAGSDLSGNTYWEFKESLSASRLRRIVKYNPKTHYADIKVSPQWHQWLRYVRADPPSIQEQQQDVVRQIQIKHLARLADERWASKPSYLDKPQTQQPKPALRTSDPTLRGPEENAPSSQSEGTESTTEQVRRYAEENDPWAKAKAGNPGDSWQPEPWTPTAARK from the exons ATGAGTCCAATTAATAGTCTCTGGTTTAAGTGGAAAGGCCTCCGATTGCCGTGGCGAAGGTCCTTTCTGGCCG GCTCCGACCTGTCCGGAAACACTTACTGGGAATTCAAGGAATCACTCAGTGCTTCGCGATTACGGCGCATCGTCAAATATAACCCGAAAACCCACTATGCGGATATCAAAGTCTCCC CACAATGGCATCAATGGCTCCGATACGTCCGCGCGGACCCCCCATCCATCCAAGAGCAACAACAGGATGTCGTGCGCCAAATTCAAATCAAGCACCTGGCTCGCTTGGCCGATGAGCGCTGGGCCAGTAAACCATCCTATCTCGATAAACCCCAGACCCAACAACCGAAGCCTGCACTACGCACCAGCGATCCCACGCTACGGGGACCCGAGGAGAACGCGCCGTCTTCACAATCGGAGGGGACAGAATCAACGACAGAGCAAGTGCGGAGATACGCAGAAGAGAACGATCCCTGGGCTAAGGCTAAGGCTGGGAATCCGGGTGATTCCTGGCAACCGGAACCGTGGACGCCAACTGCTGCTCGGAAGTGA